Sequence from the Kineosporiaceae bacterium genome:
GCTGCAGCAGCAGGCTCGACAGCTCGGTGCCGTTGATGCTGACACCGAAGCCGCTGCTGAACGTGGGTTGGGGCACGGCGGCCTACCCGTGCTCGGTCAGCAGCAGGTCGACCGCCGGCAGCAGCAGCGTGCGGCCGGGGCGCACCCGCAGCGGATCGTCGATGTCGTTGGCCCGGGCCAGCGGCCGCCACAGGGCGGGGTCGCCGTACTCCTGCCAGGCGATCGAGGCCAGGGACTCGCCGTCCACGACGGTGTGCCGGCTCGCGGTGGCCAGGCCACCCGAGGTCGGGTTCTGCCGAGACGGTTCGCCGGGCATCTCCTCGAGGGTCACCGAGCAGGTCGCCCGGATCGGGGTGCCGTCGGCACGGAACAGGGTGTACTTCGCCTGCACCGAGGTCACGAACGCCACGAAGCTGGCCACGGTGCCCCAGCGCAGGATCACCACCGGGGGCGATCCCTTGGTGTGCGTCAGGCTCAGGTCGGTCGGGACGCAACAGCTGAACAACTGCTCGACCTGGGCCACGACGCTGCCCGATGAACTGGTGGAGGCGTCGAAGAACAGTTCGAAGCTGAGTTTGCAGGGCTCGGCGCCCGTGAACTGGGGTGGTCCGGCGCTCTTCGACCCGCGTGCGCGTTGGCGCTCCCAGGTGGCCGACTTCTGGATCGAGAGCTCTTTCGGCTTGAACTGGAACGCGATCCGGCCGCAGGGGGCGCCCGGCTTGCCGCCGTCGGCGGCGGGGGTGGCCTCGAACAGTTCGAGGGCGGCCTCGGTGAGGCTCGGCGAACTGGACTTCGCCGGGCCGGCGGCAGGCGCGGTCAGGGCGATCGGACGGGGCATCGGCGAGCCTCCTTCAGCTCTCGGGCGCGAACGTGAAGCCGTGGTGGGCGATCTCGATGGTCTCCATCGCGATCTTGGGGGAGTCGAGGTTGAAGCTCGGTCCGGTCCAGCGCACCGGGACGACGCCGGCGAGGTTCCAGCGGGCGACCGGCCGGTCGTCGGTGCCGCGCGCGACGATGCTCGCCGTGCCGGGGCCGAGGCCGGTGGCGACCTGGGTGAACCACTCGGCGACCTTGCGGCTGTCCTTGCCCAGGGCGCGGCTGAGTTTGATGTTCGAGAACTTGAGCCGGGTCGGCAGTTGCCACACGAAACCGTTCGTACCGCCCTCTTCTCGTTGTTCGAGCACCACCTCGATGCCCAACCCGTCGCAGCTGGTGAAGGTGCCCAGGTCGATGCCGTCGATCTGCACCGAGAAGCAGACGGTGACCACCGGGTCGGTGCCGGGCGTCGTGGTCATCGATGCTCCTGTCCGGGTGGGTGGCGTTCGGGGTGGCGAGCTGGTCAGCGGCGCAGGTCGGTGGTCAGGCCGGCGCGTTCACGATCGAGGCGCAACTCGGCGCGCAGTCGGGCCGCGAGGGGTCGAAGAGGCGTTGGACGAGTTCGTCGACCGGGGGCATGGCCGGCCCGGTGGGGGACGGATCGGTGGAGGTCGGTGAGGGCGAGGGCGCAACGACACCGGAGCCGGGGGCGTGGAGGTCGGCCGTTGTGACGGGTGACGGGAGATCAGATGGCAGGTCGTCGACTGACCCGCTCGGTTCGGTCGCCGCAACGGTTTGGACGGCGGGGTGGTCGACCGAGCTGTCGTCGGCATGGGCGAGGCGTGGCGCGACGGGTTGGGGCGGCAGTGAGAGTCGTTGCAGTGGAGCTGACGCGGGAACAGTCCGCGGCGCGGTGGTGGGCAGGTCGAACACGACCGAGCCGTCGGAGGAGCGGTGGGCGATGCCGGCCGAGATCGCGACATCCCCCGGGCTCCAGGCGAGCGGATGCCCGGGTGATGCGGCGGCGCCCGGTGCGGGCGGTGAGGGGTGCGCGGGCGGTGCACCGGGTGGGGTGTGGCGTTGGACGGCGGCTGGCGCGGGGTGGGCGGGGCCGGTGAAACCCGTTGCGGCAGCTGCTGGGTGAGAGATCGTCCCGGTGGCAGTGCGCTGTACAGAGGGGAGGGCGGCAGCGCCTGCCGGGGGAGTCATCGTGATGGAGCTGTGTGAGATGCTCACCGGCGGAACCGATCCCGGGGCGCGTACCGGCTCGAACGTCCGGACTGCTGTGGGTTGGGCGCCGTCGTCGATCGTGGCTGTGCGCTGGGGCATCGAGGCGTCCAGGGCGGCGACGGCGAGTGAGGGCGTCAGCGGTCGGTCACCCAGCAGGGGGGCTGCGGCGGTCGGGGCAGCGGGCTCGGCGTCGTCCGGCAGCGGGGTGTGCGGGACGGGGTCGTGCAGGAACGACTCGTGCGGCAGTTCGCCGATGTCGGCGGGCGGGGCGTCAGGCGTTGGGACGGCGTGCGCTGGAACGGCGGGCGGCAGGTCGCGAAGGGGTTCTGGCAACCGCTGGACCGACGGCGCCGTGGGTAAGGGGGGCGTCGGGTCGGTGGGCCGAGTCGTTCCATCCACTGGTGCCAGGGGCTCGGGTGGACCGGCGTTGTCGAGGAGGTCGTCGTCCGGCTGGGGTCGATCCCCGAGCAGGGGCGCCTCGTCGCGGGCTGGTGGCGTGATGAGCGCGTCCGGTGGGACGGGCTCCGGATCAGCGGTCGACGGCCTCGCGGCCAGAGACGTTGCGTGCGGGGGCGTGCTCGGCGGGGGCGTTGCGGCCGATGTCTGGGTGCGTTGCACCTGCGGTGGTGTGGCGCTCGCCGGGCCCGGCGGGTCGGGGAGTGCTGCCCGGCGGGGAGCGCCCCGGGGCAGCGGAGCACCCAGGCCGAGCCGAGGGCTGCCGTCCGGTCGCAGTCGGCTCACCACGGGCGGTGTCGGTGTCACAGGGGCGGTTTGCACCTCGGTGTCGGGTGGTGCCGCGGCCTCGTGTGGCGGTTCGGCGAGCAGCGGAGCGCTCGGTGTCGGCGAGGGGCTCCGAGCCTCGAAGGCAGTCGCCTCGGCCGGTGGCGTGGAGGTCGCGCCGGCGTCGGGGGACGGCGAGGGCGGCGAGGTCTCGATGGCGCGCCGCTGCAGCTGGGGCAGAGCCGGGGCGTGCGCGGTGACGAGTGGCCCGGCCGCGGGGGGCAGCGGCTGGACGACGGGTGGCTGCTCCGGGTGGTTGCCCTCAGGGGGTGAGTCCGTGACCGGCAAGGACCCAGGGCCGATGCTCCGGTCGGGCCAGGTCACGGTGCGGTGGTCCGGCGTCGACGAGGTGCGTTGGACGGAGGTGTTCGCTGCGGCGGGGTTGGCCTGGGCCGGTTGGGCGAGGTCGTGCACCAGCCCGACCGGCGCGTGCGGATCGATGGCGTGGGCCAGCGGAGCGAGGACCCCGGGGTTGCGGTGTGACAGCAGCAGGCGCGGGAACGCCTGAGGCTGAAGGGTTGTCGGCATCGGCCCGAGGCTGCGCTGGATCGGTGGTGCTGACCGCCAGGCGGCAGGCGGGGGGAGTTGCGGCGGGGCGGGCAGCGAGGCCGGCGCAGCGTCGTCCGGGCGGCCGAGAGCCCACTGCCGCAACCGGGTCCACGCCGTTGCCACTGCTCTCACCTCCACCCGTCACCCGGCGGAGATCCGGGTGTTGATCCGTGCGATCTGCTCGACGTACAGCCGGCGCTGCGCGTGGTCGAGGTCGAGCAGGTCGTCCAGCGACCAGTGGAAGTGGGAGGCGATGTAGGCCACCTCTTCGTGCAGCCGGTCCGGGCCGCAGGTCACGATTCCCCCAGGCGGCCCCCGGCGATGTCGACGCTGAACTGGTGGTCGCAGGCCGGGCAGGCCACGGTGGCGTGGGTGTGGCCTTCGGTGTTGACCCGTCGGTACAGGTCCTGCAGAAAGGCCAGATCGGTGGCGAACAGGTTCTCGATGATGCCCACGTGTACGTCGTCGATCGTGCCGAGCCGGGTGATCACTCGCGCGAGCAGCACCACCGTGAGGTAGGCCGGGTTCGCGCGCACTCGGTCGTCCCGCAGCGGAACCAGTTCGTCGCGAGCAGTGGCCAACCGGATCACCCCGTGCCGGTGGACGGTGCCGGAGCCGTCCACGTAGCCGCGGGGTAGCTCGAACGCGAACTCGGTGTAGAGAGGCTCGAGGCGCCGCGGGGCGACCGCCTCCGGAGCCCCGAGATCGCCGTCCGGTGAGGTGCCGGGGGCCTGGCGCTCGCGCAGGTCGCCGCCGTGGGCGCGACGCATCACTCCACCTCGAGCCGTTCGTAGGTGATGACGAGCTTCTCGGTGAGCACGTTGGTGTCCCCGGCCTTGAGGGCGCCGATCTCGAGGCTCTTGGGCCAGGCGTTGGTCAGCTTGTAGTGCTTGAGGGCGTTGCCCTCGTAGTCGTAGACGATGATCGCGCCGCCCTTGCGGGCATCGCTCATCTTGCCGAACTGCGAGTCCTTCATCCACTTCTCGAAACTCTTGTCCGCGGTGAGACCGCGGGTCAAGGTGACCTCGCCGGCCTTCCAACGCCCCGGCAGTTTCTTGATCATGTACTTGCCGTCGGGGCCGTTCTGTTTCAACTCCACGACGTCCTGCTCCATCTTCAGTCCGCTCACCTCGGTGATGGACTTGATGACGATGCCGTCGATCTCGAGGCCGAACGAGTGGCCGACGGAGCTGTCGAGGTCGGGCAGTGCCATGGTGATCTACCTCCGGTGGGGCGGGTGCTGGGCGATCGGTTCAGGGCGGGTCACTCGGTGGCCAGAGCGGTGCCGCCGGAGAACTGGGAGAGACGGAAGACGACGAACTCGGCCGGTTTCACCGGGGCTACGCCGATCTCGCAGACCACCTGCCCGGCGTCGATACCCTCGGCGGGGTTGGTCTCGCGATCGCACTTGACCCAGAACGCCTCGTCGGGTGTCAGGCCGAACAACGCCCCCTTGCGCCATTCGTTGACCAGGAAGGCACTGATGGTGCGCCGGATCCGCGCCCAGAGCGCGTCGTCGTTGGGCTCGAACACCACCCACTGGGTGCCGAGCAGGATCGATTCCTCGAGGTAGTTGAACAGTCGGCGCACGTTGAGGTAGCGCCAGGCCGGGTGGGACGAGAGCGTCCGGGCGCCGTAAATCCTGATGCCGCCGCCAGGGAAAGCCCGAATGCAGTTGATGCCCTCCGGGTTGAGCGACCCGTGCTCGGTCTTGGTGATCTGGGTCTGCAACGAGACTGCGCCTCGCAGTACCTCGTTGGCCGGTGCCTTGTGCACTCCCCGGGGGGCGTCGGTGCGCCCCCACAGGCCGGCAACGTGACCGGAGGGCGGCGCGAAGATCGTCTCGGCGGTTGCCGGGTCGTACACCTTGATCCAGGGCCAGTAGAGGGTGGCGTACTTGGAGTCGTATCCGGCCTTGTGTCGCCGCCACTCCCTGATCTGCTGCGCGTTCAGGTTCGGCGGCGGATCGAGGACGGCGACCCGGTCGCCCATCAACTCGCAATGCGTGACGACGGCCAGTTGCACGGTCTTGAGGGCCTCGTCATCGATGGCGCCCTGCTGGTAGGCACTCATCAGGTCGGGGACGCACACGATCGTGACGTCGTCCACGGCCTCGAGACCGCCGAACCCGGTGCGGTCGGCCGCGCTGCCGACGTAGTCGTCGGCGGTCAGGGCGGGGCTGGGGACGGCGGCCGGTGGCGGGGGCGCCAGGAGCGCGACGGTACCGGCGGCTGGCTTGTCCACCGTGCCGCTGCCGACTTCCTCGAGCCGGATCACCTTCGAGGAGGTGTTCACCATCGTCGCGACGTTCTGCCGACCGCGGCCGGTGACGGCGCGGTCGAACTCCTCGACGACCTGGCCGGCCTGCTTGACCACCAGCTTGAACATGTCGTCGGTCGGTGCCTCGCCGCCCGCATCCGCGACCTCGATCTCGATGCTGCCGGGTGCCACCGCAGGGTCGAGGGCCTGCACGCGGTAGCGGTTGCCCAGCATCGCCTGCGGGGCGGCGGCAGTGAGGCTCCTGGTGCCGTTGCCGTTCTGCTCGGCCGGGGAGCCGCCGATCCGCACGACATAGCAGTTGCCGCCGCCGTTCATGAAATAGCCGTAGACGGAGAGCGCGAGGTAGCTGCCGGGCAGGAACTGTGGGACGGGACGGTCCGTATCCTGCGGTGCGCAGAACACGTTGACGAACTGAGTCCAGTTGCTCACCAAGGTCGGCGTGTTGACCGGACCGGTCGCCGCCAAGCCCACGAAGGCCGCCACCGCGGTGCCGACCCCCTCGATGGGCCGTGCGCCGGAATCAACCTCTTCTACGTACACCCCGGGCGACAGGTACGTCGGCATGCTGACCTCCTCGACGGACTTCGTTCGTCCAGGGTCAGGGTGGTCGGGTCAGATCAGCAGGGTCGGGGGGACGGGGGTGAGGGCAGTCAAACCTGCCCGAAGGGGCAGTGGAAGGGAGCGCGCGATGTTAGCCGACAGACGGCTTGGCAAGTGGCGCAATGCGCCCTCTCGATTGTGGGTGAGTCTTCTCGTCGCAATTTTCAAGACGCTTTTGTTCCCTCAATCTCCTGCTCAATCTGAAGAATTACCTTTTCAAGCTTGTCGGCGCGGGATTTCAGAGCCTTACTGAGCTCCTCGTGATCCGCTCGTTCGCTTCCATCATGACTCTCGGCCAGGTCACCACTGCGGAGGGCCGAAACTGCGATTCCTTGGCGGCTCAGTATCGCCAGGCCCAGTTCGCCGACCCGTGGTCCCGAAGGGAGGCTCTCGAGGCCACGACTAGTATTCCTCGGCTTCATTCCCGAGTTTAGAATTCCCCAAAGTCGCCCGCGCTTCACAGGGCGAATCTCGCCATCGAGGAAGAACATACGCCTGAGTGCGCGGTCGTCCATCGAACCGGTAGGAACGATGACGCGCCCCTTTGTTGGATTGCGCATGGAGGGGCCATGGTAGAGACTGCCGAAACGGAGCTTCGCCTCGACTGCGCAACCATCCTTGCGCATTCTTTGGACAAAGTCAGCGATCTGTTGCGCGCAATTGGGGCAGCAGCTGACCGAAACGTCAATCCCCATCTTGATTGAATAAGGAATGGCTTCCCTGGGTGCCCCGCGAGCTTTCTTGCGGACGATTTCCTTGTAGATAATCTCGAAGGAATTGCATACTTGTTCTTCGGCGTGCGCCCCTTCGGATGACATTGTTGCATGCTGTCGGTATTTAGCTGACTCGCTACTCACCATCTGCTCGATGGCATGCCCTTTCCCATTGTAGAGAAAGTACCCTCTCGCCGTGGCACTATTCTCCGACTTGAGCTCATCGCTCGTCAGGCCTCCAGCATTGTGTTCGTCGGCCTGACTGATCTCACGAATGGCTATCGGACTTATCGTGATTCGCACGCCGTCACGCCAGATATATGTTGGGTTTACCGAAGCCTTTACGTGCAAGGCATCGTCTTGGAGCGTCAGCTCTAGGCTCCTTACCCCAAACCGTCTGTGTCTGTCCAGCACCCCATTGAGGATGGCGGATGCATTCTGGGGGGATGCGCCTCGACCGAGCGTCTTGATTGCGTCTTTTGATGCGGCCCGAGCCGCTGATGTGGCCTCATCTGGAGTGGGAGGTCGGTTGAGGGCAGGTCTTCCTCGCATGCCGAACCTGGCTCGCGCTGCGGCCACTTTGTCCCTCGTCCAGGCCTTGCCTTTCTCGACCTTGCCCTTCACCCACGCCTTGCCCGCGGCAACCTTGGCCTTGGCCTTCGCGGCAACCCCCGACAACTTCCGAATGATCGGGCTGGCCAGCTTCATGCCCTTGGCGATGACCCAGTCCAGCGCCCGGGTGACCGGCTTGCGCAAGGCCTCGATGATCTCGCGGATCTTCTGGCCGATGCCACCGAGTCCCAGCACGCTGGCAAGGAATCCGATCAGGATCGGCACCATCTGGGCCAGCGCGTTCTCGATCTTCGCGACGACGCCACCGACGTTGCCGCGCACGATGTCGACGACCGAGTCGACGACCGTGTTGACGAATTTCGCGATCCGTTCGCCGTTGTCGATGAAGAACTTGATGACGTCGTAGATCAGCTTGCAGGCCTTGATGAACGCCGCCGCGGGGTTGAGCAGGCTGATCAGCCAGGTGATGCCGGCGGTGATGATCCTGGTGATGACGAAGTCCTTCACCTTCTCGAGGATCATGTCTCTGATGTTGCCGAGCTTCTCGAGCAGCATCTCCCACAGACCACCGAGCCCCTCGGTGGCGAACCGGCGGAAGATGTCGACCCCGGTTTCGACGGCCCCCATCGCCTTCGCGCCGATCCGCCGCACGATGCGACTGCGGATGTGAGCCCAGGTCAACCCGAAGATCGAGGCCAGCATGCGCAGGATGCCCTGCACATCGAAGCTCTTCGGGATCTCGACCCCGCCCGCGGCGAGGGCACCGAAGAGCCAGCTCATGAGCCCCCTGCGCAGGTGGGACGCGATGTTGTCGCGGAACCGCACGATGCCACCCTTGACGCCGGCGATCAGGTTGCCCAGGAAAGCGATCGGGTTCTTGATGATGTCGCCGACCACGTGGACGGCCTTGGCCAGCACGTTGGTCAGCATCGCGACCAGGCCACGGATGGTCTCGACCACGGCTTTGATGGCGCCGATGGCCTTGTCGACCAGACCCTTGTTCTCGGACTGCAGTTGCTCGATGCGCTCGTCCAGACCCTTGCGCGCCTCGACGTACTTGGTGGCCAGGGCATCGACGACGGCGGCCTGCTTCGCCTCGACGTCCTGCTCGAGCTGGGCGAACTGGTCGCCGATCCGTTCCGACGCCTCGGCTCCCACGGCCTTCAGGTCCTGGGGCAGCGAGGCAACGTAGGAGGCGATCTGCACCTTGCCGTCCGCGATCCGCTTCTTGGCGGCCGCGAGGTCGTTGCCGACGATGTCGGCAACGTTCGAGATCACCTGGTCCATCTGCTGGAGGTAGAGCCGGCGCCCAGCGGCATAGAACTGATCCACCTCGCGCGGCATGCCCAGCAGCTTGTCCTTCACCCAGCGGGCGGCGCCCGCCAGACCGCTGTAGCGCTCCTTCTTGTAGGCGGCCATCTTGGCCCCGACGAACGACTCGAACGCCGTGCGCGCCCGTGCCTCACCGGCCTCGAAGGCCTTGTCCACCTTGGGGTCGATACCGTCCAGCAGCTTCTTGACGTCGGTTTCGGTTGACGCATAGAGGGACTGCACTTTGGCGGTGACCTCGGCCCGCTTGGCCTCGTCCTTCGACTTCGCCTGTTCCTTCTGCCCGGTCAGGCCCGTCAGCGCACCGGCCTTGGCCGCCTGCATGCCCGTGACTCCCTGCACCGCGGCGGCCTTGGCCGCGGCGGTGCCCTGAGCGAGGGTCTGTTTCTCGTGCGCGCGATACGCCGCGGGGGCTGCGGCCGAGTGCGCCGCGGCCTGCTGGGTATCGGTGAGGGCCTGGGTGAACTGCGGCTCGTTCGAGTGCGCCAACTGCTGCTCGGTGACGCCGCCCTCGGCCATCGCCGATTGCGCCTGGTGCGGGCCGGCAGCCAGGTTGAGCTGTTCGGGCGCAGCCGGTTTGGGTGCCGCACCCTCACCCGGAACGACGGCCGCCGTCCCGGGTTGCTCGTTGATCATCGGCGTGACCGGCTTGGCGACGGCTGTCGAGGTGTCGGGCGCCGCCTCCGTGGCGGCTGCGACGTCCTTGCCCTGGTCCTGGGCGCCCTGCCCGACCAGGCCCTTGACCTGGTTCTTCACCTCGCCGGCCTTGCCGGAGCCGGTGTACTCGTCGGCCTCCTCGAGGTTCTTGGGCGACTTCGCCTCGATGGCGGCGGTTACCGCGGCGATGAACGCCTTCTTGTCGAACCCCCCGACCGGCTGGGCGTTCATGGTGTCGACCTTGGCCGTCTTGGCCTGCCCGTCGAGATCGCCGGTCGGTGCCACCGCAGCGGCCTGGGCCTCACGCGCCTTCGCGGATGCCGGGGGGTGGGCCTTCGTGGCTGCCCCCGCCTGCGCCAGGCGGCCGGTCACCGCCCGGAAGGCCGGATCAGCGGACGGCGCGAGTCGGCTCGGCGGCGTCGGGGGCTGCAACAACTGATCGCCGGACAGCTCGCGCGTCGTCGATGCCGGCTCGGACATCGTCACCGAGGCGCCCGCGCTCGCTCCGCCCGCCCGCGCTGTCGCCTGGGACGCCGACTGGCTGGTGCCTGCGGCCTGGGATCCCGACCGGGATGGTGCCTTGGGCGTGGGGCGAGCAGCTGCTCGCGCCTGCGGCACCGCGGGCCGGGGCCGGGTCTGGCTCTTGGCCGCGGGCCGAGCAGCCAGCAACGCGCTCACCGCGGCGTTGCCCGCCGACTGTTGCAAGGCGAGCAGACCGGCGCGACCGCCGGCGGCCCGGTCGCGATCGGCGATCCGGCGCCTGCCGTCGGCGTGAGAGTCGCGGACCGTTGCCCGGCCGGGCTCGGCCCCGCGCCGTGCGCCGGCCATCCTCCGAGGGTCGCGGACGGCGGTGCGCGATGGGTCCGGGACCGGGGCAACCGTGAGGGCACTTCGGGCTGCCCGAAAGGGCAGGAACGCGGACGAGTAGGCGCTCAGCTCTCGGGCTGCTCGTCGTCCTCGCTCTCGTCGCGCTGCACCGGAGGCGGTCCGGCGAAGCTGCCCTGGACATCCTCTTGTTGTTCCTCGTCCTCTTGACGCTGCACGAACAGCCCTTGGACGGAGTCTTCGGACTCCTCGACCTCGTCACGTTGCACCGCGGCGGACGGGCCGGCCGCAGTGCCGAGCGAGGTCGGTGCCGTCGCGGGCGCCGGGTCGGACATCACGCGGGCAGCGGTGTCCGCCGCCTCGCGTTCGAAGCGGTCACTCGGATCGCTGATGCGCACCCCGCCGGCAGCAGGTGTGCCGTCGACCGGACCCGAGCGCTGCTGGACGACGTGGGTCAGTTCGTGCGCCAGGGTGGTGCGCCCCTGCGTCGATGACGGGTCGTACTGGTCGCGCTGGAAGACGACGTTCGAGCCGACCGTGTAGGCATGCGCGTTGACCGCCCGGGCCGAGTCGTGGGCCGCGGAGTCGTCGTGAACCCGCACGTCGGAGAAGTCGGCCCCGAGCCGGGACTCCATGTCGGTGCGCACCTCCTCGTCGAGGGGGCGGCCGCTGCTTGAGACCACGTCGTGAACCGGTGAACGTTCCTCCTGGTCGAGCGCA
This genomic interval carries:
- a CDS encoding LysM peptidoglycan-binding domain-containing protein — translated: MPRPIALTAPAAGPAKSSSPSLTEAALELFEATPAADGGKPGAPCGRIAFQFKPKELSIQKSATWERQRARGSKSAGPPQFTGAEPCKLSFELFFDASTSSSGSVVAQVEQLFSCCVPTDLSLTHTKGSPPVVILRWGTVASFVAFVTSVQAKYTLFRADGTPIRATCSVTLEEMPGEPSRQNPTSGGLATASRHTVVDGESLASIAWQEYGDPALWRPLARANDIDDPLRVRPGRTLLLPAVDLLLTEHG
- a CDS encoding phage tail protein → MTTTPGTDPVVTVCFSVQIDGIDLGTFTSCDGLGIEVVLEQREEGGTNGFVWQLPTRLKFSNIKLSRALGKDSRKVAEWFTQVATGLGPGTASIVARGTDDRPVARWNLAGVVPVRWTGPSFNLDSPKIAMETIEIAHHGFTFAPES
- a CDS encoding phage tail protein, whose protein sequence is MALPDLDSSVGHSFGLEIDGIVIKSITEVSGLKMEQDVVELKQNGPDGKYMIKKLPGRWKAGEVTLTRGLTADKSFEKWMKDSQFGKMSDARKGGAIIVYDYEGNALKHYKLTNAWPKSLEIGALKAGDTNVLTEKLVITYERLEVE
- a CDS encoding phage tail sheath family protein; this encodes MPTYLSPGVYVEEVDSGARPIEGVGTAVAAFVGLAATGPVNTPTLVSNWTQFVNVFCAPQDTDRPVPQFLPGSYLALSVYGYFMNGGGNCYVVRIGGSPAEQNGNGTRSLTAAAPQAMLGNRYRVQALDPAVAPGSIEIEVADAGGEAPTDDMFKLVVKQAGQVVEEFDRAVTGRGRQNVATMVNTSSKVIRLEEVGSGTVDKPAAGTVALLAPPPPAAVPSPALTADDYVGSAADRTGFGGLEAVDDVTIVCVPDLMSAYQQGAIDDEALKTVQLAVVTHCELMGDRVAVLDPPPNLNAQQIREWRRHKAGYDSKYATLYWPWIKVYDPATAETIFAPPSGHVAGLWGRTDAPRGVHKAPANEVLRGAVSLQTQITKTEHGSLNPEGINCIRAFPGGGIRIYGARTLSSHPAWRYLNVRRLFNYLEESILLGTQWVVFEPNDDALWARIRRTISAFLVNEWRKGALFGLTPDEAFWVKCDRETNPAEGIDAGQVVCEIGVAPVKPAEFVVFRLSQFSGGTALATE
- a CDS encoding DUF4157 domain-containing protein, with product MRGHQHDLDSGDSLRPKAARLDEENPLAARAAATGQWGAVGAAGLADLQRSVGNAGIAAALDQEERSPVHDVVSSSGRPLDEEVRTDMESRLGADFSDVRVHDDSAAHDSARAVNAHAYTVGSNVVFQRDQYDPSSTQGRTTLAHELTHVVQQRSGPVDGTPAAGGVRISDPSDRFEREAADTAARVMSDPAPATAPTSLGTAAGPSAAVQRDEVEESEDSVQGLFVQRQEDEEQQEDVQGSFAGPPPVQRDESEDDEQPES